GTCGAAGGAGACTCCGGCGCGGATGTCTTCCTTTACGGTCTTGATGCTTTTGGGAAGGCCGCACTGCCCCCAGCGCTTCATGTTGAAGAGGTGGTTGGGGGCGGCGGTGTTGCTGCCCCAGGTTTTGCCAAGGAGCATGAAGGCCATGCGCAGTTTGTCTCCGGCGCGGGCCAGGCGTCCCTTGCGGGGCCTTCCGGGCGATGCGGTCAACGGTTCCTGGGCTTTCGTCACGGTAGCGCCTCCGGGGTCGCGTCGTATCACGCCGGTGCGTCGATTTGTAACCCCTTTTTTACCATATAATAAACCAAAAAAGGGCCATTGCCAAATCGGGCCCTGCCTCCGATTGTGCGGCCAACACGGGAGCGAGTGCATGGGGGAAAAACAATCCGCCGCTGGCTGCCGGAACCCCGCACGCGAGGCGGCCAGAGCCTCCGCTCCCGCCCGGGGCTGGCTTGGCAGTGGTGGATCGGCAGAACGCTTGCGTGGTCCGGGATTACAACCTCTCATCAGGAGGTTCCATCATGTTGCGGCGCATCCAGGCAACACCGGCCGAGCCGTCGTCCATGCCTTCAGTGCCGTCCTGTCCCCCGGATCTCAGGAGCGCCCACCGCGTCGAGGTGGCCCGGGACTTCGTCATTGAGCTGGCGGTCTGGTTCGGCCGCTGCCTGGGGCTGCGCCGCATCCACCTGAGAGATCTCGGTTCCCCGGTGTTCACCCTTGGGAGGCCGCCCTACCCCTGCATCGACAACATCTCTGCCGGTGGCCTCGGGCTCTCCTTCGCCGCCTCGGCCCCGTCGCAACTTGCGGCCCTCCGTGAGCGCCTGCCCTTGGCCCTGGTCTACTTCAAACTTCACGACCCGGCCGAGACCAACTCCTGGCCCCTGGCGTTCATGGCCGGCTACGAAGTGAAACGCGTGCGTTACCACGAGGGCCGCATCTGCCTGGGCCTGAGCCTGGCCTTGGACGGAGCGCCACACCCCGAGGAAATGGCCCTGGACTTCGTGGACGCCCGCAAGTACGGCAACGCCTGCCTCACCAAGTGGTGCGACGACATGCAGCGTCGCAACGTCCGGGGCGGCTGCGCCAAGGGCTTCCAGGGCCTGCGACTGGACATGCTGCTCAGCCAGCTGGACGCCGCCCTGGCCGAACTTCCGGGCCGTTCCGTCTGTCCCGGAGCCTGACCACTGGATGCATGACACAATGGCCAGCCCACGCCGCAGCGCCCCGTGCGCCGCAGAACTCTCCCCCAGCGCAGGGAGCCCCGAGCGCATCCGCAAGATCGCCGTGGCCGAGTTGCGCCCGGGCATGACCGTGGTGGATACCGGGCTTTCCTGGACGGAACACCCCTTCCTCTATTCCGCGGCGGGGCCCGTGGACTCCCGGAGGCAGGTGGAGGCCCTGCTGGCCGAAGGCTACCGCGAGACCTTCATCCGGGAGGAACGCACGCCCGCGCCCCCTCGCCGTTCCGGCATGTCCCCGTCGTCCCGGCCGCTGCCGGGCCGGGACGATTACGCCCGGGCCCGGGCGCTCCAGGATGAATCCGTCGGTGTGATCAGCGCCTTCATGCGGGCCGCGCGCCTGGGCAAGCCCCTGGACCGCGAGGCCCCCGCGCGCCTTGTGGAAAAGGTGATCGATACCGTGGCCGGAAACCCCGACGCGCTGGTGAGCCTGGCGAACTTGCGCCGCAACGACGCCTATTCCTACACACACTCCCTCAACGTCTCGGTCCTGGCGGTTGTGTTCGGGCAGTACCTGGGCCTGGACAAGGACGCGCTGCGCGGGCTGGGAGAGGCCGGCCTCTTCCACGACCTGGGCAAAACCCGTATCCCGGACGCCATCCTGGACAAGCCCGGGCGTCTCACCCCGGAGGAGTTCGCCGTTATCAAGTCCCACCCGGGCGAGGGGGCGG
This is a stretch of genomic DNA from Fundidesulfovibrio magnetotacticus. It encodes these proteins:
- a CDS encoding HD-GYP domain-containing protein, with product MASPRRSAPCAAELSPSAGSPERIRKIAVAELRPGMTVVDTGLSWTEHPFLYSAAGPVDSRRQVEALLAEGYRETFIREERTPAPPRRSGMSPSSRPLPGRDDYARARALQDESVGVISAFMRAARLGKPLDREAPARLVEKVIDTVAGNPDALVSLANLRRNDAYSYTHSLNVSVLAVVFGQYLGLDKDALRGLGEAGLFHDLGKTRIPDAILDKPGRLTPEEFAVIKSHPGEGADILESQGLGSPKVLAAIRDHHEKFNGAGYPRGLAGDRLERAAQVVGLVDSYDAMTSNRPYRGAIQPNTAMRILFAMRDKDFSRELLESFIKCLGIYPVGSPVRLRDGSVALVCGSNPESPLLPTVKIILDARMRPRPHLVLDLASPQVKALGDAVVIEAPLDMSVLGMDPAGFLF